The Gallus gallus isolate bGalGal1 chromosome 31, bGalGal1.mat.broiler.GRCg7b, whole genome shotgun sequence genome includes a region encoding these proteins:
- the LOC101747860 gene encoding mucin-19-like isoform X10 → MAPTLLLLDELTEVDPMQPAPEQLPTRSLLVPPSALPRVSARPHSTSSPQPTPSSWPTAWTSETAPFLLRLAGGPGRCAGRVELLHAGSWGTVCDDGWGLLDAAVVCRQLGCGAAHKALRSAHFGPGIGPIWLDEVKCSGTEAALWHCPAEPWGKHNCDHREDAAVICTGPEDLSPVGTSPSPPEWDPASTIPRRPLGQILAIVIPTRPQRQDPAISVTRTTARAAGQDPDTSVPSTTSRSSGEDPATVFSTTTRSAVQGRVSATSTKAGRDPIRIIRITRLKAEQDPAGIIQSTKPKAAGVTRLKAGREPGGPTRSKVGWDPAGTNRSKVGRDSVGINRTKVGLDLVGTNRSKVGRESVGINKTKVRLDPVGTNRSKAGQSSVGINKTKVRLDPAGTNRSKAGQSSVGINKTKVRLDPAGTNRSKAGQSSVGISKTKVRLDPAGTNRSKAGQSSVGINKTKVKLDPAGTNRSKVGQYSVGINKVKAGQHLVGINKTKAGQDPAGTNRSKAGWDPAGTVRITRPKVGWDPLRTMWIAHPKAERIVVGANQSTRHWVLVGTTSGTKPQARQAPVGSTRSTQGLAGRDAVSAINMGNMGQEIAGVTQSTRSNAEQDSTLTMRLQASAAIWSNHSLGEPGPGDPVGSTLPVVLADPEGTMKSAASTAEPSLEGTLWVSHPSAELGSEGPVRSTQHAAELGPESTMWSIYPTAEPAPEGTMKSADPITELGPKVTLSMHPLTELDPDGNMGGAHTSVEPDPRGATNSTGPTAGLDPDNITGSTYPTTELGSDHIMGSTHTAAEPGPEGTMKSTDPTAGLDPDDDMGSTYPTKEPGPDRTMGSTHTAAELGPEGTMKSTGPTAGLNPDDIMGSTYFTTELGLDHTMGSTHTAAEPGPESTVKSTGPMAESVLEGTTAELGPDVTMRSTSPATELGPDVTMRSTSPATELGPDVTMRSTSPAADLGPDVTMRSAHPAVELGPDVTMRSTSPAAELGPDVAMRSTSPATELGPDVTMRSTSPAADLGPDVTMRSAHPAVELGPDVTMRSTSPAAELGPDVTMRSSHPAAELGPDVTMRSTSPAADLGPDVTMRSTHPAAELDPDVTMRSTSPAADLGPDVTMRSTSPAADLGPDVPVRSAHPAAELDPESTLWTTHLPEEQDPDGSMQSARSSAELSLGVSIWSAYPTADTSTWSTHPAPESELEGTTWDTHSSADFDLDGTMRNKHPSAEANLKGTMESKHIAAETSLRDTTWRTHPTEELGSDGIMRRTLSTAESGAGPMGISALPTRVSSPSPSLGPTQGLAVSPVLAVQLSPGSGTRSQHHTGAPSTQRPSEPTQYPDISNTQGPPASFQHPAESPTAWTELVLSQHPPAEPSGFWTPPDLFIQTPSSNPSPQSLPALTMLPLDPTSPYMNAAHFKHLMDIPRSQTLPAPSEDPVETLNTQKPSVSAQNPTETLSSKSPPALSQYLTEILSTQVPPAPTHHPMETSDSQPPAAPTEQSMEIFSTQRPPTVPQHFTESLSIQRPPSTLQQPMKTFGTQNPPVSLKHPMKLLSTQTPPISHQHPKEPLSTQTPPGSLKHLTDPPSTQIPSAPVQHPVETFGTQTPRAFLQHPMKLFSTQTPPAPTEALRTHSASPVLPGPPCTGPAQPAPPVPTLSALWDRGGHCVAPVLRALLWEVRGLRGQLRALARNQRRGAQRLEAIARRLGRLTALGQHILEEPPRLYGGVGIRRGVLHRRQGK, encoded by the exons ATGGCCCCgaccctgctgctgctgg ATGAGCTGACTGAGGTAGACCCCATGCAGCCTGCTCCTGAACAGCTGCCCACCAGGTCATTGCTGGTgcccccctctgctctgccacgTGTGAGTGCCCGACCCCACAGCACCAGCTCCCCTCAGCCTACACCAAGCAGCTGGCCCACAGCATGGACATCAGAGACGG CCCCGTTCCTGCTGCGCCTGGCTGGGGGCCCTGGGCGCTGTGCAGGGCGCGTGGAGCTGCTGCATGCCGGGAGCTGGGGCACAGTCTGTGATGATGGCTGGGGCCTGCTGGATGCGGCTGTggtctgcaggcagctgggctgtggggctgcacacaAAGCCCTCCGCAGCGCCCACTTTGGTCCTGGCATTGGCCCCATATGGCTGGATGAGGTGAAGTGCAGTGGGACAGAGGCTGCACTGTGGCACTGCCCAGCTGAGCCTTGGGGCAAGCACAACTGTGACCACCGAGAGGATGCTGCTGTCATCTGCACAG GGCCAGAAGACTTGTCACCTGTGGGGacctccccatctcccccagAATGGGATCCAGCTAGCACCATCCCTCGACGTCCTCTAGGACAGATTCTGGCCATAGTCATTCCCACACGTCCCCAAAGACAGGATCCAGCTATCAGTGTCACTAGAACCACTGCACGAGCTGCAGGACAGGATCCAGACACCAGTGTCCCCAGCACTACCTCACGATCCTCAGGAGAGGATCCTGCCACTGTCTTCAGCACCACCACACGATCTGCAGTACAAGGTCGAGTCAGTGCCACCTCAACCAAAGCAGGGCGAGATCCCATCCGTATCATCAGGATCACCCGACTCAAAGCAGAACAGGATCCAGCTGGCATTATCCAGAGCACCAAGCCCAAGGCAGCTGGTGTCACCAGGCTGAAGGCAGGACGGGAGCCTGGTGGCCCCACCAGGTCCAAAGTTGGATGGGATCCAGCTGGCACCAACAGGTCCAAAGTGGGACGGGATTCAGTTGGCATCAACAGGACCAAAGTGGGACTGGATCTGGTTGGCACCAACAGGTCAAAGGTGGGACGGGAGTCTGTTGGCATCAACAAGACCAAAGTGAGATTGGATCCAGTTGGTACCAACAGGTCCAAGGCAGGACAGTCTTCTGTTGGCATCAACAAGACCAAAGTGAGATTGGATCCAGCTGGCACCAACAGGTCCAAGGCAGGACAGTCTTCTGTTGGCATCAACAAGACCAAAGTGAGATTGGATCCAGCTGGCACCAACAGGTCCAAGGCAGGACAGTCTTCTGTTGGCATCAGCAAGACCAAAGTGAGATTGGATCCAGCTGGCACCAACAGATCCAAGGCAGGACAGTCTTCTGTTGGCATCAACAAGACCAAAGTGAAATTGGATCCAGCTGGCACCAACAGATCCAAGGTAGGACAGTATTCTGTTGGCATCAACAAAGTCAAAGCAGGACAGCATCTGGTGGGCATCAACAAGACCAAAGCAGGACAGGATCCAGCTGGCACCAATAGGTCCAAGGCAGGATGGGATCCAGCTGGCACCGTTCGCATCACCCGACCCAAAGTGGGATGGGATCCGCTTCGTACCATGTGGATTGCCCATCCCAAAGCAGAGCGGATTGTTGTGGGAGCCAATCAGAGCACCAGGCATTGGGTTTTGGTGGGGACCACATCAGGAACCAAGCCTCAAGCAAGACAGGCTCCAGTTGGTTCCACCAGGAGCACTCAGGGGCTGGCAGGACGGGATGCCGTTAGTGCTATCAATATGGGCAATATGGGACAGGAGATTGCTGGTGTCACACAGAGCACCAGATCCAATGCAGAGCAGGACTCAACCCTTACCATGAGGCTCCAAGCAAGTGCTGCCATATGGAGTAACCACAGCCTGGGAGAACCAGGTCCAGGGGATCCTGTTGGGAGTACACTTCCTGTAGTATTAGCAGATCCAGAAGGTACCATGAAGAGTGCAGCTTCTACAGCAGAACCAAGTCTGGAAGGGACCTTGTGGGTTTCACATCCCTCAGCAGAACTGGGTTCCGAAGGTCCCGTAAGGAGCACTCAACATGCAGCAGAACTAGGTCCTGAAAGTACCATGTGGAGCATATAtcccacagcagagccagctccagAAGGTACCATGAAAAGCGCAGATCCTATAACAGAACTGGGTCCAAAAGTTACTTTGAGCATGCATCCTCTAACAGAACTGGACCCAGATGGTAACATGGGGGGTGCACATACTTCAGTAGAACCAGACCCTAGAGGTGCCACGAATAGCACAGGTCCTACAGCAGGACTGGATCCAGATAATATCACAGGGAGCACATATCCCACAACAGAACTAGGTTCAGATCATATCATGGGGAGCACACATACTGCAGCAGAACCAGGTCCAGAAGGTACCATGAAGAGTACAGATCCTACAGCAGGACTGGATCCAGATGATGACATGGGGAGCACATATCCCACAAAAGAACCGGGTCCAGATCGTACCATGGGGAGCACACATACTGCAGCAGAACTAGGTCCAGAAGGTACCATGAAGAGTACAGGTCCTACGGCAGGACTGAATCCAGATGATATAATGGGGAGCACATATTTCACAACAGAACTAGGTCTAGATCATACCATGGGGAGCACACATACAGCAGCAGAACCAGGTCCAGAAAGTACCGTGAAGAGTACAGGTCCTATGGCAGAATCAGTTCTAGAAGGGACCACAGCAGAACTGGGTCCAGATGTTACCATGAGGAGCACAAGTCCTGCAACAGAACTGGGTCCAGATGTTACCATGAGGAGCACAAGTCCTGCAACAGAACTGGGTCCAGATGTTACCATGAGGAGCACAAGTCCTGCAGCAGACCTGGGTCCAGATGTTACCATGAGGAGTGCACATCCTGCAGTGGAACTGGGTCCAGATGTTACCATGAGGAGCACAAGTCCTGCAGCAGAACTGGGTCCAGATGTTGCCATGAGGAGCACAAGTCCTGCAACAGAACTGGGTCCAGATGTTACCATGAGGAGCACAAGTCCTGCAGCAGACCTGGGTCCAGATGTTACCATGAGGAGTGCACATCCTGCAGTGGAACTGGGTCCAGATGTTACCATGAGGAGCACAAGTCCTGCAGCAGAACTGGGTCCAGATGTTACCATGAGGAGTTCACATCCTGCAGCAGAACTGGGTCCAGATGTTACCATGAGGAGCACAAGTCCTGCAGCAGACCTGGGTCCAGATGTTACCATGAGGAGCACACATCCTGCTGCAGAACTGGATCCAGATGTTACCATGAGGAGCACAAGTCCTGCAGCAGACCTGGGTCCAGATGTTACTATGAGGAGCACAAGTCCTGCAGCAGACCTGGGTCCAGATGTTCCCGTGAGAAGTGCACATCCTGCAGCAGAACTTGATCCAGAAAGTACTTTGTGGACCACACATCTTCCAGAAGAACAGGATCCAGATGGCAGTATGCAAAGTGCACGTTCTTCAGCAGAATTGAGCTTGGGTGTTAGCATATGGAGTGCATATCCCACAGCAGATACTTCCACCTGGAGCACACATCCTGCACCTGAATCTGAACTAGAAGGTACCACATGGGACACACATTCTTCAGCCGATTTTGATCTAGATGGTACCATGAGGAACAAACATCCTtcagcagaagcaaatctcaaagGCACAATGGAGAGTAAACATATTGCAGCAGAAACCAGTCTAAGAGATACCACGTGGAGGACTCATCCCACAGAAGAACTAGGATCAGATGGAATCATGAGGAGAACACTTTCCACAGCAGAATCAG GTGCTGGTCCAATGGGAATCTCTGCTCTGCCCACTAGAGTTTCATCACCCTCTCCATCTCTGGGCCCCACCCAGGGGTTGGCTGTATCTCCTGTCCTTGCTGTTCAACTGAGTCCAGGCTCCGGCACCCGCTCACAGCACCACACAGGGGCCCCCAGTACGCAGAGACCCTCAGAACCTACCCAGTACCCTGATATCTCCAACACCCAGGGACCCCCAGCATCCTTCCAACACCCTGCAGAGAGCCCCACTGCTTGGACAGAGCTTGTGCTCTCCCAGCATCCCCCTGCAGAGCCCTCTGGCTTCTGGACACCCCCAGACCTCTTTATCCAGACTCCATCAAGTAACCCCAGCCCCCAGAGCCTCCCAGCACTCACCATGCTCCCCCTAGATCCCACCAGTCCTTACATGAATGCTGCTCATTTCAAGCACCTCATGGATATCCCCAGATCCCAGACCCTCCCAGCACCCTCTGAGGACCCCGTAGAGACCCTCAATACTCAGAAACCCTCAGTATCTGCCcagaaccccacagagacccTCAGCTCCAAGAGTCCCCCAGCACTCTCCCAGTATCTAACAGAGATCCTCAGCACACAGgtccccccagcacccacccacCACCCCATGGAGACCTCTGATAGCCAGCCCCCCGCAGCACCCACTGAACAATCCATGGAGATCTTCAGCACCCAGAGGCCCCCAACAGTGCCCCAGCACTTCACAGAGTCCCTCAGCATCCAGAGGCCCCCATCAACCCTACAACAACCTATGAAGACCTTTGGCACCCAGAACCCTCCAGTATCCCTTAAGCATCCCATGAAGTTGCTCAGTACTCagaccccccccatatcccaccaGCACCCCAAAGAACCCCTCAGTACCCAGACACCCCCAGGATCCCTGAAGCACCTCACAGATCCCCCCAGCACCCAGATTCCCTCAGCACCTGTCCAGCATCCAGTGGAGACTTTTGGCACTCAGACTCCCCGAGCATTCCTCCAGCACCCCATGAAGTTGTTCagcacccagacccccccagcacccacagaggCCCTCCGCACCCATTCTGCAAGCCCTGTACTGCCTGGACCCCCATGTACAG GTCCAGCCCAACCAGCACCACCGGTGCCAACGCTCTCTGCACTATGGGACCGGGGGGGACACTGTGTGGCCCCTGTGCTGCGGGCACTGCTGTGGGAGGTGCGGGGACTGCGGGGGCAGCTGCGGGCCCTGGCCCGCAACCAGCGTCGGGGAGCTCAGCGTCTGGAGGCCATCGCCCGCCGCCTGGGCAGGCTGACTGCCCTGGGGCAGCACATCCTGGAGGAGCCCCCCCGGCTGTATGGGGGTGTGGGCATCCGGAGAGGGGTCTTGCACAGGAGGCAAGGGAAATAA
- the LOC101747860 gene encoding soluble scavenger receptor cysteine-rich domain-containing protein SSC5D-like isoform X2, with product MAPTLLLLVPFPLRLAGGPGRCAGRVELLHAGSWGTICDDDWGLPDAAVVCRQLGCGTALAAPSGAWFGEGSGPIWLNHVRCSGDEQRLAQCRHRGWHNHVCAHEEDASVVCSAHPLLSPGTTEPTGTAGSTPTDGLVPAVMWVPYSSAPYPLRLVGGPGRCAGRVELLHTGRWGTVCDDGWGLPDATVVCRQLGCGDALVAPGGAFFGEGTGPIWLDNVRCWGNESALLQCPAAPLGITDCHHREDASVICADELTEVDPMQPAPEQLPTRSLLVPPSALPRVSARPHSTSSPQPTPSSWPTAWTSETAPFLLRLAGGPGRCAGRVELLHAGSWGTVCDDGWGLLDAAVVCRQLGCGAAHKALRSAHFGPGIGPIWLDEVKCSGTEAALWHCPAEPWGKHNCDHREDAAVICTGPEDLSPVGTSPSPPEWDPASTIPRRPLGQILAIVIPTRPQRQDPAISVTRTTARAAGQDPDTSVPSTTSRSSGEDPATVFSTTTRSAVQGRVSATSTKAGRDPIRIIRITRLKAEQDPAGIIQSTKPKAAGVTRLKAGREPGGPTRSKVGWDPAGTNRSKVGRDSVGINRTKVGLDLVGTNRSKVGRESVGINKTKVRLDPVGTNRSKAGQSSVGINKTKVRLDPAGTNRSKAGQSSVGINKTKVRLDPAGTNRSKAGQSSVGISKTKVRLDPAGTNRSKAGQSSVGINKTKVKLDPAGTNRSKVGQYSVGINKVKAGQHLVGINKTKAGQDPAGTNRSKAGWDPAGTVRITRPKVGWDPLRTMWIAHPKAERIVVGANQSTRHWVLVGTTSGTKPQARQAPVGSTRSTQGLAGRDAVSAINMGNMGQEIAGVTQSTRSNAEQDSTLTMRLQASAAIWSNHSLGEPGPGDPVGSTLPVVLADPEGTMKSAASTAEPSLEGTLWVSHPSAELGSEGPVRSTQHAAELGPESTMWSIYPTAEPAPEGTMKSADPITELGPKVTLSMHPLTELDPDGNMGGAHTSVEPDPRGATNSTGPTAGLDPDNITGSTYPTTELGSDHIMGSTHTAAEPGPEGTMKSTDPTAGLDPDDDMGSTYPTKEPGPDRTMGSTHTAAELGPEGTMKSTGPTAGLNPDDIMGSTYFTTELGLDHTMGSTHTAAEPGPESTVKSTGPMAESVLEGTTAELGPDVTMRSTSPATELGPDVTMRSTSPATELGPDVTMRSTSPAADLGPDVTMRSAHPAVELGPDVTMRSTSPAAELGPDVAMRSTSPATELGPDVTMRSTSPAADLGPDVTMRSAHPAVELGPDVTMRSTSPAAELGPDVTMRSSHPAAELGPDVTMRSTSPAADLGPDVTMRSTHPAAELDPDVTMRSTSPAADLGPDVTMRSTSPAADLGPDVPVRSAHPAAELDPESTLWTTHLPEEQDPDGSMQSARSSAELSLGVSIWSAYPTADTSTWSTHPAPESELEGTTWDTHSSADFDLDGTMRNKHPSAEANLKGTMESKHIAAETSLRDTTWRTHPTEELGSDGIMRRTLSTAESGAGPMGISALPTRVSSPSPSLGPTQGLAVSPVLAVQLSPGSGTRSQHHTGAPSTQRPSEPTQYPDISNTQGPPASFQHPAESPTAWTELVLSQHPPAEPSGFWTPPDLFIQTPSSNPSPQSLPALTMLPLDPTSPYMNAAHFKHLMDIPRSQTLPAPSEDPVETLNTQKPSVSAQNPTETLSSKSPPALSQYLTEILSTQVPPAPTHHPMETSDSQPPAAPTEQSMEIFSTQRPPTVPQHFTESLSIQRPPSTLQQPMKTFGTQNPPVSLKHPMKLLSTQTPPISHQHPKEPLSTQTPPGSLKHLTDPPSTQIPSAPVQHPVETFGTQTPRAFLQHPMKLFSTQTPPAPTEALRTHSASPVLPGPPCTGPAQPAPPVPTLSALWDRGGHCVAPVLRALLWEVRGLRGQLRALARNQRRGAQRLEAIARRLGRLTALGQHILEEPPRLYGGVGIRRGVLHRRQGK from the exons ATGGCCCCgaccctgctgctgctgg TCCCATTCCCGCTGCGCCTGGCTGGGGGCCCTGGGCGCTGTGCGGGGCGCGTGGAGCTGCTGCACGCCGGGAGCTGGGGCACAATCTGCGATGATGACTGGGGACTGCCGGACGCGGCGGTggtctgcaggcagctgggctgtgggactgCGCTGGCTGCCCCATCAGGGGCCTGGTTCGGGGAAGGCTCCGGCCCCATTTGGCTCAACCACGTGCGGTGCAGCGGCGATGAGCAGCGCCTTGCCCAGTGCCGGCACCGGGGGTGGCACAACCATGTCTGCGCCCACGAGGAGGATGCCAGCGTTGTGTGCTCAG CTCATCCCTTGCTGTCGCCTGGAACCACGGAGCccactggcactgctggcagcaccccAACGGACG GGTTGGTGCCAGCAGTGATGTGGGTACCCTATTCCTCAGCCCCATACCCACTGCGTCTGGTTGGGGGCCCTGGGCGCTGCGCGGGACGTGTGGAGCTGCTGCACACTGGGCGTTGGGGCACGGTCTGTGATGATGGCTGGGGGCTGCCGGATGCCACTGTggtctgcaggcagctgggctgtggaGATGCGCTGGTTGCACCCGGTGGGGCGTTTTTTGGTGAGGGCACTGGCCCCATCTGGCTGGACAATGTGCGGTGCTGGGGGAACGAGTCGGCATTGCTGCAGTGTCCAGCTGCACCATTGGGCATCACCGACTGCCACCACCGGGAGGATGCATCTGTCATTTGTGCAG ATGAGCTGACTGAGGTAGACCCCATGCAGCCTGCTCCTGAACAGCTGCCCACCAGGTCATTGCTGGTgcccccctctgctctgccacgTGTGAGTGCCCGACCCCACAGCACCAGCTCCCCTCAGCCTACACCAAGCAGCTGGCCCACAGCATGGACATCAGAGACGG CCCCGTTCCTGCTGCGCCTGGCTGGGGGCCCTGGGCGCTGTGCAGGGCGCGTGGAGCTGCTGCATGCCGGGAGCTGGGGCACAGTCTGTGATGATGGCTGGGGCCTGCTGGATGCGGCTGTggtctgcaggcagctgggctgtggggctgcacacaAAGCCCTCCGCAGCGCCCACTTTGGTCCTGGCATTGGCCCCATATGGCTGGATGAGGTGAAGTGCAGTGGGACAGAGGCTGCACTGTGGCACTGCCCAGCTGAGCCTTGGGGCAAGCACAACTGTGACCACCGAGAGGATGCTGCTGTCATCTGCACAG GGCCAGAAGACTTGTCACCTGTGGGGacctccccatctcccccagAATGGGATCCAGCTAGCACCATCCCTCGACGTCCTCTAGGACAGATTCTGGCCATAGTCATTCCCACACGTCCCCAAAGACAGGATCCAGCTATCAGTGTCACTAGAACCACTGCACGAGCTGCAGGACAGGATCCAGACACCAGTGTCCCCAGCACTACCTCACGATCCTCAGGAGAGGATCCTGCCACTGTCTTCAGCACCACCACACGATCTGCAGTACAAGGTCGAGTCAGTGCCACCTCAACCAAAGCAGGGCGAGATCCCATCCGTATCATCAGGATCACCCGACTCAAAGCAGAACAGGATCCAGCTGGCATTATCCAGAGCACCAAGCCCAAGGCAGCTGGTGTCACCAGGCTGAAGGCAGGACGGGAGCCTGGTGGCCCCACCAGGTCCAAAGTTGGATGGGATCCAGCTGGCACCAACAGGTCCAAAGTGGGACGGGATTCAGTTGGCATCAACAGGACCAAAGTGGGACTGGATCTGGTTGGCACCAACAGGTCAAAGGTGGGACGGGAGTCTGTTGGCATCAACAAGACCAAAGTGAGATTGGATCCAGTTGGTACCAACAGGTCCAAGGCAGGACAGTCTTCTGTTGGCATCAACAAGACCAAAGTGAGATTGGATCCAGCTGGCACCAACAGGTCCAAGGCAGGACAGTCTTCTGTTGGCATCAACAAGACCAAAGTGAGATTGGATCCAGCTGGCACCAACAGGTCCAAGGCAGGACAGTCTTCTGTTGGCATCAGCAAGACCAAAGTGAGATTGGATCCAGCTGGCACCAACAGATCCAAGGCAGGACAGTCTTCTGTTGGCATCAACAAGACCAAAGTGAAATTGGATCCAGCTGGCACCAACAGATCCAAGGTAGGACAGTATTCTGTTGGCATCAACAAAGTCAAAGCAGGACAGCATCTGGTGGGCATCAACAAGACCAAAGCAGGACAGGATCCAGCTGGCACCAATAGGTCCAAGGCAGGATGGGATCCAGCTGGCACCGTTCGCATCACCCGACCCAAAGTGGGATGGGATCCGCTTCGTACCATGTGGATTGCCCATCCCAAAGCAGAGCGGATTGTTGTGGGAGCCAATCAGAGCACCAGGCATTGGGTTTTGGTGGGGACCACATCAGGAACCAAGCCTCAAGCAAGACAGGCTCCAGTTGGTTCCACCAGGAGCACTCAGGGGCTGGCAGGACGGGATGCCGTTAGTGCTATCAATATGGGCAATATGGGACAGGAGATTGCTGGTGTCACACAGAGCACCAGATCCAATGCAGAGCAGGACTCAACCCTTACCATGAGGCTCCAAGCAAGTGCTGCCATATGGAGTAACCACAGCCTGGGAGAACCAGGTCCAGGGGATCCTGTTGGGAGTACACTTCCTGTAGTATTAGCAGATCCAGAAGGTACCATGAAGAGTGCAGCTTCTACAGCAGAACCAAGTCTGGAAGGGACCTTGTGGGTTTCACATCCCTCAGCAGAACTGGGTTCCGAAGGTCCCGTAAGGAGCACTCAACATGCAGCAGAACTAGGTCCTGAAAGTACCATGTGGAGCATATAtcccacagcagagccagctccagAAGGTACCATGAAAAGCGCAGATCCTATAACAGAACTGGGTCCAAAAGTTACTTTGAGCATGCATCCTCTAACAGAACTGGACCCAGATGGTAACATGGGGGGTGCACATACTTCAGTAGAACCAGACCCTAGAGGTGCCACGAATAGCACAGGTCCTACAGCAGGACTGGATCCAGATAATATCACAGGGAGCACATATCCCACAACAGAACTAGGTTCAGATCATATCATGGGGAGCACACATACTGCAGCAGAACCAGGTCCAGAAGGTACCATGAAGAGTACAGATCCTACAGCAGGACTGGATCCAGATGATGACATGGGGAGCACATATCCCACAAAAGAACCGGGTCCAGATCGTACCATGGGGAGCACACATACTGCAGCAGAACTAGGTCCAGAAGGTACCATGAAGAGTACAGGTCCTACGGCAGGACTGAATCCAGATGATATAATGGGGAGCACATATTTCACAACAGAACTAGGTCTAGATCATACCATGGGGAGCACACATACAGCAGCAGAACCAGGTCCAGAAAGTACCGTGAAGAGTACAGGTCCTATGGCAGAATCAGTTCTAGAAGGGACCACAGCAGAACTGGGTCCAGATGTTACCATGAGGAGCACAAGTCCTGCAACAGAACTGGGTCCAGATGTTACCATGAGGAGCACAAGTCCTGCAACAGAACTGGGTCCAGATGTTACCATGAGGAGCACAAGTCCTGCAGCAGACCTGGGTCCAGATGTTACCATGAGGAGTGCACATCCTGCAGTGGAACTGGGTCCAGATGTTACCATGAGGAGCACAAGTCCTGCAGCAGAACTGGGTCCAGATGTTGCCATGAGGAGCACAAGTCCTGCAACAGAACTGGGTCCAGATGTTACCATGAGGAGCACAAGTCCTGCAGCAGACCTGGGTCCAGATGTTACCATGAGGAGTGCACATCCTGCAGTGGAACTGGGTCCAGATGTTACCATGAGGAGCACAAGTCCTGCAGCAGAACTGGGTCCAGATGTTACCATGAGGAGTTCACATCCTGCAGCAGAACTGGGTCCAGATGTTACCATGAGGAGCACAAGTCCTGCAGCAGACCTGGGTCCAGATGTTACCATGAGGAGCACACATCCTGCTGCAGAACTGGATCCAGATGTTACCATGAGGAGCACAAGTCCTGCAGCAGACCTGGGTCCAGATGTTACTATGAGGAGCACAAGTCCTGCAGCAGACCTGGGTCCAGATGTTCCCGTGAGAAGTGCACATCCTGCAGCAGAACTTGATCCAGAAAGTACTTTGTGGACCACACATCTTCCAGAAGAACAGGATCCAGATGGCAGTATGCAAAGTGCACGTTCTTCAGCAGAATTGAGCTTGGGTGTTAGCATATGGAGTGCATATCCCACAGCAGATACTTCCACCTGGAGCACACATCCTGCACCTGAATCTGAACTAGAAGGTACCACATGGGACACACATTCTTCAGCCGATTTTGATCTAGATGGTACCATGAGGAACAAACATCCTtcagcagaagcaaatctcaaagGCACAATGGAGAGTAAACATATTGCAGCAGAAACCAGTCTAAGAGATACCACGTGGAGGACTCATCCCACAGAAGAACTAGGATCAGATGGAATCATGAGGAGAACACTTTCCACAGCAGAATCAG GTGCTGGTCCAATGGGAATCTCTGCTCTGCCCACTAGAGTTTCATCACCCTCTCCATCTCTGGGCCCCACCCAGGGGTTGGCTGTATCTCCTGTCCTTGCTGTTCAACTGAGTCCAGGCTCCGGCACCCGCTCACAGCACCACACAGGGGCCCCCAGTACGCAGAGACCCTCAGAACCTACCCAGTACCCTGATATCTCCAACACCCAGGGACCCCCAGCATCCTTCCAACACCCTGCAGAGAGCCCCACTGCTTGGACAGAGCTTGTGCTCTCCCAGCATCCCCCTGCAGAGCCCTCTGGCTTCTGGACACCCCCAGACCTCTTTATCCAGACTCCATCAAGTAACCCCAGCCCCCAGAGCCTCCCAGCACTCACCATGCTCCCCCTAGATCCCACCAGTCCTTACATGAATGCTGCTCATTTCAAGCACCTCATGGATATCCCCAGATCCCAGACCCTCCCAGCACCCTCTGAGGACCCCGTAGAGACCCTCAATACTCAGAAACCCTCAGTATCTGCCcagaaccccacagagacccTCAGCTCCAAGAGTCCCCCAGCACTCTCCCAGTATCTAACAGAGATCCTCAGCACACAGgtccccccagcacccacccacCACCCCATGGAGACCTCTGATAGCCAGCCCCCCGCAGCACCCACTGAACAATCCATGGAGATCTTCAGCACCCAGAGGCCCCCAACAGTGCCCCAGCACTTCACAGAGTCCCTCAGCATCCAGAGGCCCCCATCAACCCTACAACAACCTATGAAGACCTTTGGCACCCAGAACCCTCCAGTATCCCTTAAGCATCCCATGAAGTTGCTCAGTACTCagaccccccccatatcccaccaGCACCCCAAAGAACCCCTCAGTACCCAGACACCCCCAGGATCCCTGAAGCACCTCACAGATCCCCCCAGCACCCAGATTCCCTCAGCACCTGTCCAGCATCCAGTGGAGACTTTTGGCACTCAGACTCCCCGAGCATTCCTCCAGCACCCCATGAAGTTGTTCagcacccagacccccccagcacccacagaggCCCTCCGCACCCATTCTGCAAGCCCTGTACTGCCTGGACCCCCATGTACAG GTCCAGCCCAACCAGCACCACCGGTGCCAACGCTCTCTGCACTATGGGACCGGGGGGGACACTGTGTGGCCCCTGTGCTGCGGGCACTGCTGTGGGAGGTGCGGGGACTGCGGGGGCAGCTGCGGGCCCTGGCCCGCAACCAGCGTCGGGGAGCTCAGCGTCTGGAGGCCATCGCCCGCCGCCTGGGCAGGCTGACTGCCCTGGGGCAGCACATCCTGGAGGAGCCCCCCCGGCTGTATGGGGGTGTGGGCATCCGGAGAGGGGTCTTGCACAGGAGGCAAGGGAAATAA